One Streptomyces sp. NBC_00554 DNA segment encodes these proteins:
- a CDS encoding SMI1/KNR4 family protein, translating into MASRTDVEALQRILHNEWGADEQVDWTAVEAHLSTSLPADYRDFMAGYGGGSIDDLIVLPPLPTESGWQASITGHTAEFRELWAVEGGVPGIQLGADQVLPWGSGCNANELGWLMAGPNPDQWPVIVWRRHSNPHWALFDCGMAEFLRRLMTAEFDECPLSDLSLWGRVGVFVHHEEQERRFHAGLDPMTGEPNPYADMFD; encoded by the coding sequence GTGGCGAGCCGAACCGATGTCGAGGCGCTGCAGCGGATCCTGCACAACGAATGGGGTGCGGACGAGCAAGTGGACTGGACGGCAGTCGAAGCCCACCTGAGCACTTCACTGCCTGCCGACTATCGCGACTTCATGGCTGGCTACGGTGGCGGCAGCATCGATGACCTGATCGTTCTCCCGCCTCTGCCGACCGAGAGCGGCTGGCAGGCATCGATCACTGGTCACACAGCGGAGTTCCGCGAACTGTGGGCCGTGGAGGGCGGCGTACCTGGGATTCAACTGGGTGCTGACCAAGTCCTGCCCTGGGGCAGCGGATGCAACGCAAACGAACTGGGCTGGCTGATGGCCGGACCGAACCCGGACCAATGGCCTGTGATCGTCTGGAGGAGGCACAGCAATCCCCACTGGGCCCTGTTCGACTGCGGCATGGCCGAGTTCCTCCGGCGGCTCATGACCGCCGAATTCGACGAGTGCCCCCTTAGTGACCTCTCGTTGTGGGGACGAGTGGGCGTCTTCGTCCACCACGAGGAGCAGGAACGCCGGTTCCACGCGGGCCTGGACCCCATGACCGGCGAACCAAACCCCTACGCGGACATGTTCGACTGA
- a CDS encoding SDR family NAD(P)-dependent oxidoreductase produces MKIDGSVAFVTGANRGLGEQFVKALFEAGAAKVYAGARDPAKVTVPGAVPVAVDITDHESVRAASRAFAPVLGRNGGGALVNVLSVLSWVSIPVSAGYAAAKSAEWSVTNALRVALAEQGTQVTALHVGYLATEMAAMVSGPKADPGDVARAALAGVEAGLHEVLADEVSKQVQAALPGGPGELYPQLYGGQSLV; encoded by the coding sequence ATGAAGATCGACGGGTCCGTTGCATTCGTCACGGGCGCCAATCGAGGGCTCGGAGAGCAATTCGTCAAGGCCCTTTTCGAGGCTGGAGCGGCCAAGGTCTACGCGGGAGCCCGCGACCCCGCAAAGGTCACGGTGCCGGGAGCCGTCCCGGTGGCCGTCGACATCACGGACCACGAGTCGGTCCGGGCGGCCAGCAGGGCTTTCGCCCCCGTACTCGGACGCAATGGCGGCGGCGCCCTGGTCAACGTTCTCTCCGTGCTGTCATGGGTGTCGATCCCCGTCAGTGCCGGATATGCCGCAGCCAAGTCCGCCGAATGGTCGGTGACCAACGCCCTGCGGGTCGCCCTCGCGGAACAGGGCACGCAGGTCACCGCACTGCATGTCGGCTACCTGGCGACCGAAATGGCTGCGATGGTGAGCGGTCCGAAGGCAGATCCAGGCGATGTCGCCCGGGCGGCGCTCGCCGGTGTCGAGGCCGGACTCCACGAGGTGCTCGCCGACGAGGTCAGCAAGCAGGTTCAGGCCGCGCTGCCCGGGGGGCCGGGCGAGCTGTATCCACAACTGTACGGTGGGCAATCGCTGGTCTGA
- a CDS encoding alcohol dehydrogenase: MTTYRAAQVITPNGRFEIVEREVQHPGPRHVRVAVEACGICHSDDVFVSGGLPGVRFPLVPGHEIAGRIEELGEGAESNNWNVGDRVTVGWFGGSCGHCIPCRQGDFIVCDNLKIPGWAYDGGYAESMIAPIDALARIPEALSATDAGPMSCAGVTTYNGLRRSSARPGDLVAVLGIGGLGHLGVQYAVAMGFETVAIARGSEKADTAKNLGAHHYIDSTGVTSVAEALQSLGGAKTVLATAGSSEAIAATVEGLTHRGELIVIGVSPDTLGISPLQLILRGRILRGHPSGTAQDVQDTMAFSALHGIRPIVETMPLSETDAAYRKMLDGSARFRMVLTAG; encoded by the coding sequence ATGACCACTTATCGAGCGGCGCAGGTCATCACCCCGAACGGGCGTTTCGAGATAGTCGAGCGCGAGGTGCAACACCCAGGTCCAAGGCATGTGCGAGTGGCCGTCGAGGCGTGCGGGATCTGCCACAGCGACGATGTGTTCGTGAGCGGCGGTTTGCCCGGGGTGCGGTTCCCGCTGGTTCCGGGCCATGAGATCGCCGGGCGTATCGAAGAACTCGGCGAAGGAGCCGAGAGCAACAATTGGAACGTGGGGGACCGCGTGACCGTGGGGTGGTTCGGAGGAAGTTGCGGACACTGCATCCCTTGCAGGCAGGGCGACTTCATAGTCTGCGACAACCTCAAGATTCCCGGCTGGGCATACGACGGGGGCTACGCGGAAAGCATGATCGCGCCGATTGACGCCCTGGCGCGGATTCCCGAGGCCCTTTCGGCGACCGACGCGGGCCCCATGTCCTGCGCGGGAGTCACGACCTACAACGGGCTGCGACGGAGCTCCGCCCGTCCCGGAGATCTGGTGGCGGTCCTGGGCATCGGTGGGCTCGGCCACCTGGGTGTGCAGTATGCAGTGGCCATGGGTTTCGAAACCGTGGCGATCGCCCGCGGGTCCGAGAAGGCCGACACCGCCAAGAACCTCGGGGCCCATCACTACATCGACAGCACGGGCGTGACCTCAGTCGCGGAGGCCCTGCAGTCGCTGGGAGGCGCGAAGACCGTACTGGCCACCGCCGGCAGCTCCGAGGCCATCGCGGCAACCGTCGAGGGCCTGACGCACCGTGGTGAACTCATTGTCATCGGGGTTTCGCCCGACACCCTCGGCATCAGCCCGCTTCAGCTCATCCTGCGGGGCCGGATCCTTCGAGGGCACCCGTCCGGTACCGCTCAGGACGTGCAGGACACCATGGCGTTCAGCGCCCTGCACGGTATCCGTCCCATCGTCGAGACGATGCCGCTGAGTGAGACCGACGCGGCCTACCGGAAGATGCTCGACGGCTCCGCTCGCTTCCGCATGGTGCTGACCGCAGGCTGA
- a CDS encoding DUF5954 family protein, producing MSDDWQRQIQALHEELIHRDDPAAWVREADAMEASRRYPHLALRGPVFGVAVRDPAAGPGWRLLKPVVDGMPQVARDGLNSHLWFTAKDDTDDPAVRRELLAAVAALERDPVDEVEACGVRYRVVRGDEFARVGDDGLEPPRPTDPEPVERPWDRQARDTPSPDVGFALDPDHADGPAAGALKLGLRDFAYTGSRFPADVRADSRRAAATHPNIILLPTGFSLAERGEHGWRPSGALMATPHDARRMFYDAMAEMWARLHQFDDAKQARYAKAAEEYRALGRADEFRVDDRVFRICRVERMLRTGPDGPESPRPSDVDEYGPTKIHPTMDETGALTHE from the coding sequence ATGTCCGACGACTGGCAGCGACAGATCCAGGCCCTCCATGAGGAGTTGATCCACCGCGACGACCCCGCCGCCTGGGTGCGGGAGGCCGACGCGATGGAGGCCTCCCGGCGCTATCCCCATCTCGCGCTGCGCGGGCCGGTGTTCGGGGTCGCGGTGCGTGACCCGGCGGCGGGGCCGGGGTGGCGCCTGCTGAAGCCGGTGGTGGACGGGATGCCGCAAGTGGCCCGGGACGGGCTGAACTCGCATCTGTGGTTCACCGCGAAGGACGACACCGACGACCCGGCGGTACGGCGGGAACTGCTGGCGGCGGTGGCTGCGTTGGAGCGGGATCCGGTCGACGAGGTGGAGGCCTGCGGGGTGCGCTACCGGGTGGTGCGCGGGGACGAGTTCGCGCGCGTCGGGGACGACGGTCTGGAGCCGCCCCGGCCCACCGACCCGGAGCCGGTGGAGCGGCCGTGGGACCGGCAGGCGCGCGACACACCGTCCCCGGACGTCGGTTTCGCCCTCGATCCGGACCACGCGGACGGCCCGGCCGCCGGTGCGCTGAAACTGGGGCTGCGGGACTTCGCGTACACGGGCTCCCGCTTCCCCGCCGACGTACGCGCGGACTCCCGGCGGGCGGCGGCCACCCATCCGAACATCATCCTGTTGCCCACCGGCTTCAGCCTGGCCGAACGCGGCGAACACGGCTGGCGCCCGAGCGGGGCCCTGATGGCCACCCCGCACGACGCCCGGCGCATGTTCTACGACGCCATGGCCGAGATGTGGGCACGGCTCCACCAGTTCGACGACGCCAAGCAGGCCAGGTACGCGAAGGCGGCCGAGGAGTACCGTGCGCTCGGCCGCGCCGACGAGTTCCGCGTCGACGACCGCGTCTTCCGGATCTGCCGCGTCGAACGCATGCTCCGTACGGGCCCCGACGGCCCGGAGTCCCCGCGCCCCTCGGACGTCGACGAGTACGGCCCCACGAAGATCCACCCGACGATGGACGAGACCGGCGCCCTGACCCATGAGTGA